Within the Desulfotignum phosphitoxidans DSM 13687 genome, the region AAAATCAAACAGCTTTGCCGGAAAAACCATTTAACCCTGAACACATTTCTGATGGGGGCCTGGGCCATTTTACTCAGTCATTATACCGGGCGCAGAGATATTCTTTTCGGGGCCACGGTATCGGTACGCCACTTTATTCCGGACAGCCAGGAAAAAACCGGCCTGTATATCAATACCCTGCCGGTCAGAATCCGAATCGATCCGCAGCAGTCCCTGGTGAACCTAGTTTCAGATATCCGGAAAAACTGGAACCAGGTGCGCCGGTTCCAGCATATGCCATTGGCAGAAATTCAGGCATGCAGCCCCATCAAAGGCAGCCAGCCTTTGTCTGAAATTTATTTTTCCTATGACTACCAGTCGCTGGATGCCGCGTTGACCCCGTATAAAAAACCCATGGCCTGCAAAGATATCGCGCTGCTGGAACGGACTCCGGCCGGCATATTTCTCACCGTCCAGGGAACGGATACGCTTCAGATCAGCATTGAATATGATCAGCGCAAATTCACATCCGACACCATTGAACAGATCCTGTTCCATTTTCAAACCTGCCTGAAATCAGCGGCTGAAGCCCCGGATGCGCCGCTCACAGACCTGCCGGTTCTCACCCGGAAAGAACAGGATCAAATTGCGGAAAAACTCAATACCCGGAAAAAATTTGCCAGGCCCAACAGCTGTATTCACCATCTGTTTGAAATTCAGGCATCCTTCAACCCGACGGTGACTGCGGTCAAGGATTCCCGGAAACAGGTCACATATGATCAGCTCAACACATCCGCCAACCAGATGGCCCATTATCTATTAACACAAGGGGCTGCACCGGAAAAAAAAGTCCTGGTATTTTTGCCTCAGACCGCTGATACCATTGGTTTGCTCTTGGGTATTTTGAAATCGGGTTGCTGTTATATTCCCGTGGACCGCACATGTCCGGAAGAGCGGCTCCGGCATATCCTGGCGGATGCTGAACCCGACTTTATCGCCACCACTGAAAAATTGTGGGAAAAAATGCCGTCAACCCATGGGGTTCCGATTTTAATGGACAGGGATCTGCCGGGGGTGGCAAACATGCCGGAAACCAATCCGGAAACCCCGGTGGCCCCGGAAAATGCGGCATACATCATTTATACCTCCGGGTCCACGGGCCTTCCCAAAGGGGTGGTCATTGAGCACGCGTCTCTGACATCTTTCACCAAAGCCGCGGCGGATCTTTATGAAATTCAACCCAGTGACCGGATCCTGCAATTTGCTTCCATCAGTTTTGACGCCTCCGTGGAAGAGATTTTTCCGGCCCTGTATTCCGGGGCATCCCTGGTCATCAAACCCCGGGACATTGTCCACACCCCATCGGAATTTTTCTCATATTGCGCCAAAGAACAAATCACTATTGTGGATTTGCCCACGGCATACTGGCATATGCTCACGGACAGCCTGGAGACCCTGCGTATTCCCGACCCATTGCGGCTGGTCATCATCGGTGGGGATGCAGCCGATCCTGAGCGGGTTGAAAAATGGCGCAGACACGCCCCGGGCTTTGTCAGGCTGGTGAACACATACGGCCCCACGGAAACCACTGTGGCCGTGACCTTTGCCGATTTGGATCAGAAATCGGAAGAAACCGGTGAAGTCCCCATCGGCCGTCCGTTTCCAAACGTCAATCTGTGTATTTTAAACCATTTCAATCAGCCGTCGCCTTTCGGCGTTGCTGGCGAGCTGTATATCGGCGGCCCGCAAACGGCCAGAGGATATCTCAATCGCCCCGAATTGACCCGGGACCGGTTCGTTCCGGTTGCAGATGCCGGACAAGACACACTTTTTTTCAAAACCCGGGACCGGACATTACTTACCCCGTCCGGCCAGATTGTTTTTAAAGGACGAATGGACCGGCAGGTGAAAATCCGGGGATTCCGCGTGGAACCCGGCGAAATCGAAAAAACCGCCACCCTGTATCCCGGAATTGAAGACTGTGCCGTCACCGTGGAAAAAAATACCGACAGTCATGTGAGAACCATTGCATTTATTGTTTTAAATCCCCTTGCAGCCCGGCCTGCTTCCGGGCCCGCTGATTTTGATGTCCAGGCCTTTAAATCCTGGCTTTGTGCCCGGCTGCCCGAATATATGTGTCCATCCGCCGTCGCCATTGTCAAAGAGTTTCCCCGGACCGTTTCAGGCAAAACCGATTACCAGGCCCTGGCCGGGCAGACTGGCGGCATTGTCCGGCCCTTGTTCGACACGGATCCATTTTTATCAGATACCGGGAAAGAACGCACATCGCTTTCTTTATTTGAATCTGATCATGGGAGACGACTGAAATTTATCTGGGAAAAAATTCTTGATATGTCGCTCACCGACCCGGGCACCCATTTTTTTGATGCCGGCGGATCTTCTTTGACAGCCATCCGGTTGATCACTGCCATTGAAAAGGAATTCAAACTGTCATTGCCGGTTTTGGCCGTGTTTCGCAATCCTTTGTTTTCAGACATGGCCGGATTGATCAAAGAAAAAAATGCGGACATCCAGTTGAGCAGCGTTGATTCCATCCAGACCCGGGGTGACCGCACCCCTGTTTTTTTTGTTGCCGGCACGGACGAAAATATTCCGGCGTTCCGGCACCAGGACCTGGACGGACATCCGTTTTACCGGGTGACCATATTGGCCCACCGCATGGAAAAAAAACGCATCATCCCTTTGGACATCTGGGAAATCGCCCGGCAGAACGTCCGGGAAATCATGCGGGTACAGCCAACCGGGCCGTATATCATCATCGGATTCTGCCGGTATGCCGTGACTGCTTTTGAAATCGCCACCCAGATATCGAGCATGGGCAAAACGGTTGAAAAACTGGTATTGATCGATGAGTTCTGGCAGAAAAAAGGGGTGTCCGCCTTTGTGGGGCACCATATCAAAGGCATGCGCCGGTTCGGCATCCGATACCTGTTAAAAAAAATAGTACCCAAGACGCGGGAAAAATTTCACCGGGTCTCCCTGGAGCTGGATGCCCGGCGCCAGAGACTGTATGCCGCCACGGGCCGGACCCTGCCCGAAGACCTGCAGATGCGCCTCATGGAAGATGCTTTCTGGAAAGCCTATGAATCCTATATCCCCATGCCGTATCATGGGGATGCCGTTATTCTGGATTCTTTTTTGTGGAATGAAAAATTCGCTCCCCAGCTGCGCACCTATATCCGGGGCCATGTGGATCGGATTCAAGTGAACGCCACCCATCAGGCATGGTTTGACCCGGATCAGATCCGCACCGTGATCCAGTGCCTGGGAAAGGAATAGCGTGTTTTCAGCTTGATTTCTGATGGGGGCCTTGGTAAATTTTAAATTTCTATTGATGACGTCAAACGGCAAAAGGCGGTTATGTACAAATCATTTTACGGACTTGGGACCAGCCCCTTCCAGATCAGTACGGACCCCACATTCCTATGGCTGGGAGAAAAACACCGGGAAGCCATTGCCATGCTCAAATACGGCATCCAGGTGGATGACCATACCGGCATGGTGCTGTTGACCGGGGATACAGGTACCGGAAAAACCACGTTGATCAATGCATTGTTCAAATCTCTGGATCGCACAGTGATCCGGGCTGCCATCAAAAATCCCAGCATGAGCGGCATTGATTTTTTTAATTATATTGCCGCATCTTTTGGAAATAACACCCTGTTTGTCACCAAAAGCCGATTTCTGCTTGGGTTTGAACAATTTTTAAACAATGCAGCCGCCAAAAAAAGAAAAGTGTTGCTGGTCATTGATGAAGCCCAGGTGCTCACGGATGCGCTACTCAATGAAATCCGGCTTCTGGGCAATTTTGAGAAAGACGGCCAAAGCCTGATACATATCTTTCTGGTGGGACAGCAGGAATTAAGGGAACATCTGACCCGGCCGGCAAACAAGGCACTGACCCAGCGGATCACCCTGAATTACCACATCGAGCCCTTGATCCCTGAAGAAACCCGGGAATACATCCAATACCGGCTTCAGGTGGCCGGCACCTCCAAACCGCTTTTTTCTTCGGAAGCCATACAACGGGTGCACCGGTTTTCCCGGGGACTGCCCCGGCAAATCAATATCCTTTGTGACCATGCCCTGCTCACCGGGTATGTGAAAAACCTTGAACAGATCTCCGGACAAGTGATTGATGAATGTGCCGGGGAACTGTCCATTTCCCGGTTTCCGGAACCGCATACAAACCAAAGTGTTACCGAGCTTTCTTCTGATCACAAAGACCCCGGGCCTGAACCGGTCTCTGAATCACAATCCAAACCTGTTCCCCCCGCTTCACGCCCCCGGCCGGCATCCAAAGCCATTCTCAAAAAAGAACGGACCCATCTGACTGAAGAGCCATCCCAAAAACCGGCAAAACCATCCCGCCGGAAATATCTGCTCATCATTGCCGTCGCGGTTTTAATAAGCCTGGCCGCTGCCGGGCTGTTTTTCTTTTGAGCGCTTGCGTCACGATCCTTGACAATGCTATGATAGCAACTGTTGTACGTTGTACGCTTATTTTTGACACTTTCAAATGGAGATATATCGTATCATGTGTGAATCCAATGTATATTTAAAGGAAAACGGCGCAGAAACGTTGATCATGGAAAACGTGGCCGTCATCACCCCGGCCGGTGAACACCGGTTCATTCTCAGAGGGTTGCTGGGGGAACAGCAGGAGGTATCCGGCATTATTGAAGACATCAATCTGATGGGGCATAAAATCATTCTTAAACCTGCCTGATGTCTAATTTCAAACAATACCTGGCGGCAATGGCATCGGCCAACTGCCTGGGGCCTGATATTGAATGGGTGTTTCATCCGGGAATGCTGCCGGAAAGCAAGCGTAAATGGTGGGGGGATTTTAAAACCCGCCCTGCGGCCCACGAAGGCATTGATATCTGTTTTTACCGAACAGGAACCGGACCGATCCGGCAACTTCCTGCAGGCGCACGGGTGCCGGCCTGGTCATCGGGAACCGTGCTCAACATCTGCGATGATTTTCTGGGCACCACCCTGGTGGTGGCACCGCAAGCCTTTGTGTCAGAGCGCACCCGAATTCTGGAAGTCTACTCCCATTTGTCTGTTTGTAACGAGATCACACCCGGCACGGGTCTTGGGGCGGGACAGATCATTGCTCAAACCGCTGATACCCATGCCACAGGATCGGTGCTGCCCCCCCACCTGCATCTGTCCTGTATCGAGGTGCCGGCCCATATTCAGGCAGACGCGCTGAACTGGACCCTTTTTCCCCGGCGTGACAACGTCAATGTGATAAATCCGGTTTTTATGGAATGACACGCCTGAGAACCAAAAGAAAATTTGAAAAAAAAAATAAATTGAACTATGATCACCCCAACTTAAATTTTTTACGATTGAAACATCTTTTGGAGACAATGAATGAAAACCATTAAATTTTTGATTCTGCTGATCATCCTTGGGCTGGCCGGACTTTTGATTTATCAGAACATCGATTATTTTACCTCAAAAGAAATGTTGACCCTGAATTTGAAATTCACCGGCTGGACCGCACC harbors:
- a CDS encoding AAA family ATPase, with the protein product MYKSFYGLGTSPFQISTDPTFLWLGEKHREAIAMLKYGIQVDDHTGMVLLTGDTGTGKTTLINALFKSLDRTVIRAAIKNPSMSGIDFFNYIAASFGNNTLFVTKSRFLLGFEQFLNNAAAKKRKVLLVIDEAQVLTDALLNEIRLLGNFEKDGQSLIHIFLVGQQELREHLTRPANKALTQRITLNYHIEPLIPEETREYIQYRLQVAGTSKPLFSSEAIQRVHRFSRGLPRQINILCDHALLTGYVKNLEQISGQVIDECAGELSISRFPEPHTNQSVTELSSDHKDPGPEPVSESQSKPVPPASRPRPASKAILKKERTHLTEEPSQKPAKPSRRKYLLIIAVAVLISLAAAGLFFF
- a CDS encoding CooT family nickel-binding protein, which translates into the protein MCESNVYLKENGAETLIMENVAVITPAGEHRFILRGLLGEQQEVSGIIEDINLMGHKIILKPA
- a CDS encoding M23 family metallopeptidase, with the protein product MSNFKQYLAAMASANCLGPDIEWVFHPGMLPESKRKWWGDFKTRPAAHEGIDICFYRTGTGPIRQLPAGARVPAWSSGTVLNICDDFLGTTLVVAPQAFVSERTRILEVYSHLSVCNEITPGTGLGAGQIIAQTADTHATGSVLPPHLHLSCIEVPAHIQADALNWTLFPRRDNVNVINPVFME